A part of Parvimonas micra genomic DNA contains:
- a CDS encoding glucose-6-phosphate isomerase: protein MTNNFELDFSEDLCFCNYEKEAFKALDFILNKNGLGSKFLGWVTHPEVYDREEYSRMKKLSEKVKKSEVLVVIGVGGSFLGSKAVIKALKPYFKQDGLDIVFAGNNLSGDYLSELVEYIKDKDFFINVISKSGSTFETAVAFRVLKGVCEEKYGKEATNRIIVTTDAERGLLKEFSDRVGYETFCVPDDIGGRFSVLTAVGLFPIMCAGIDTDAILLGANDGLEEYTKKSLDNISLKYAIIRNAMFKDKKKEIEYLVAHEFKLTYLQEWWKQLFAESEGKNGKGLYVESAIFTRDLHSFGQMIQDGNKITFETIIEVENLKNDIIIPLIEEDFDKLNYLAKKSLNDINKVAVTATRKAHTDGDVPTVRIKVPKLDAYNIGKLIYFFEMSCAISAYMLDVNPFDQPGVDNYKKNMYQLLEKM from the coding sequence ATGACAAATAATTTTGAGCTGGATTTTTCAGAAGATTTATGCTTTTGTAATTATGAAAAAGAAGCTTTTAAAGCATTAGATTTTATTTTAAATAAAAATGGCTTGGGGAGTAAATTTTTAGGTTGGGTAACTCATCCGGAAGTTTATGACAGAGAAGAATACTCAAGGATGAAAAAACTTTCTGAAAAAGTAAAAAAGTCAGAAGTTCTTGTTGTTATCGGTGTAGGAGGAAGTTTTTTAGGGTCTAAAGCAGTTATAAAAGCGCTTAAACCCTATTTCAAACAAGATGGCTTGGATATTGTATTTGCAGGGAATAATCTAAGCGGAGATTATTTGAGTGAATTAGTTGAATATATAAAAGATAAGGACTTTTTCATAAATGTAATTTCAAAATCGGGAAGTACATTTGAAACGGCAGTTGCCTTTAGAGTTTTAAAAGGTGTATGTGAAGAAAAATATGGAAAAGAAGCAACAAATAGAATTATTGTTACAACTGATGCTGAGCGAGGATTGTTAAAGGAATTCAGTGATAGAGTTGGCTATGAAACTTTTTGTGTGCCAGATGATATAGGCGGAAGATTTTCAGTTTTAACAGCTGTAGGGTTGTTTCCTATTATGTGTGCTGGAATTGATACCGATGCAATTCTACTTGGAGCAAATGACGGGTTAGAAGAATATACTAAGAAAAGTTTAGATAATATTTCTTTAAAATATGCAATCATTAGAAATGCAATGTTTAAAGATAAAAAAAAGGAAATAGAATATTTAGTTGCTCATGAATTTAAACTTACATATCTTCAAGAGTGGTGGAAACAATTATTTGCGGAAAGTGAAGGGAAAAACGGAAAAGGACTTTATGTGGAAAGTGCTATTTTCACAAGAGATTTACACTCTTTTGGTCAAATGATTCAAGACGGAAATAAAATCACTTTTGAAACCATAATTGAAGTTGAAAATTTAAAAAATGATATTATTATTCCTCTTATTGAAGAGGATTTTGACAAGTTAAATTATTTAGCAAAGAAATCACTTAATGATATAAATAAAGTTGCAGTTACAGCAACGAGAAAGGCACATACAGACGGAGACGTTCCAACCGTCAGGATTAAGGTTCCAAAATTAGATGCTTATAATATTGGAAAATTAATTTACTTTTTTGAGATGTCTTGTGCCATTTCTGCATATATGTTAGATGTTAATCCTTTTGATCAACCGGGAGTAGATAATTATAAAAAAAATATGTATCAATTATTAGAAAAGATGTAA
- a CDS encoding PP2C family protein-serine/threonine phosphatase encodes MDKLTHWNFELVDFMEDLVRVFDKTGLIVYTNSSMKKFLENEEGKFCVFSDDDIHRNDQIFSSLKCVAPIGHKEDVKTELLSVGERDFFVKSSPIFDDKNEYWGSIEVFRDITEENKIQKDLVKYQEMVKNDMITASDIQKSLLSKLSHTDGLNLEYKYISSAQLSGDFFDVIELPNNKTCVYIADVMGHGISASMITMFIKFSVRMLVHGRKIGHPREILRALSKEFSKLNLEMYFTIFLGIYNRETCEFEYSNAGHNSIPILFNKNKNVRLELSGLPISWLFQDSRYSVGKAKLCHGDCVLFYTDGLTETKNKNREEYGEERFFNVVDKYKNSLSDKELLDKLVEDVSEFRYGIQEDDIALLSMRIL; translated from the coding sequence ATGGATAAACTCACACATTGGAATTTTGAACTGGTAGATTTTATGGAAGATTTAGTCAGAGTTTTTGATAAAACCGGGCTGATTGTCTATACCAACTCCAGTATGAAAAAATTTTTAGAAAATGAGGAAGGGAAATTTTGTGTATTTTCTGATGATGACATACATAGAAACGACCAAATTTTTTCATCTTTAAAATGTGTTGCACCAATTGGGCATAAGGAAGATGTGAAAACTGAATTGTTATCAGTTGGAGAAAGAGATTTTTTTGTAAAAAGTAGTCCTATTTTTGACGATAAAAATGAATATTGGGGCAGTATTGAAGTTTTTAGAGATATTACAGAAGAAAATAAAATTCAAAAAGATTTAGTAAAATATCAAGAAATGGTAAAGAATGATATGATTACAGCATCAGATATACAAAAGAGTTTATTGTCAAAATTAAGTCATACAGACGGATTAAATTTAGAATATAAATATATATCATCAGCACAGTTGTCAGGAGATTTTTTTGATGTTATAGAGTTACCAAATAATAAAACTTGTGTTTATATAGCTGATGTTATGGGACATGGAATCTCTGCAAGTATGATAACGATGTTTATAAAATTTTCTGTTAGAATGTTAGTTCATGGAAGAAAAATCGGACATCCCAGAGAAATATTAAGAGCTTTATCAAAAGAATTTTCGAAACTCAATTTGGAAATGTATTTTACAATATTTTTAGGAATTTATAATAGGGAAACTTGTGAATTTGAATATTCAAATGCAGGACATAATTCTATTCCGATTTTATTTAATAAGAATAAAAATGTACGTTTAGAATTAAGTGGATTGCCAATATCTTGGTTATTCCAAGATAGTAGATACTCTGTGGGGAAAGCAAAACTTTGTCATGGAGATTGTGTACTATTTTATACAGACGGACTTACTGAAACAAAAAATAAAAATAGAGAAGAATATGGAGAAGAAAGATTTTTTAATGTAGTAGATAAATATAAAAATTCACTTTCTGATAAGGAACTTTTGGACAAGTTGGTTGAAGATGTTTCTGAATTTAGATACGGAATTCAAGAAGATGATATTGCATTATTAAGTATGAGGATTTTATAA
- a CDS encoding THUMP domain-containing class I SAM-dependent RNA methyltransferase, with product MKKITLIATCAFGLEAVVKREIIKLGFDDIKVSDGKVEFLANVNDIAKVNLWIRCAERILLKLDEFKVLSFEDLYQGIKKIKWEDLISVNDKFPVNANSVKSKLFSLSDIQKITKRAVVDRLKNVYGVEWFDETSNALYYIEVSILKDIATVTVDTSGEALHKRGYRKRAGDAPLKETLASAMISLSFWEPNRVFYDPFCGSGTLCIEAYMMGRNIAPGIMRNFAFENWNLLDKDALKNEKNKARALIDYDRDLKILGSDIDRHSILISRDNADILGVDDEISFFIKDMRDVDLYNEYGVVVTNPPYGERMGEIVEVEQLYRDFGKKFKELDTWSVYLITSIESFEKLYGRKADRKRKLFNGRIKVDFYQFYGPKPK from the coding sequence ATGAAAAAAATAACTTTGATTGCCACTTGTGCTTTTGGATTGGAAGCAGTTGTCAAGAGAGAAATAATTAAACTTGGTTTTGATGATATAAAGGTTTCTGATGGGAAAGTAGAATTTTTAGCAAATGTGAATGATATAGCAAAAGTTAATTTATGGATTAGATGTGCAGAAAGAATTTTGCTTAAGTTAGATGAGTTTAAAGTTTTAAGTTTTGAAGATTTATATCAAGGCATAAAGAAAATTAAATGGGAGGATTTAATTTCAGTAAATGATAAATTCCCGGTAAATGCAAATAGTGTAAAATCAAAGCTTTTCAGTTTATCGGATATTCAAAAGATTACAAAGAGAGCGGTAGTTGACAGGCTAAAAAATGTTTACGGAGTTGAATGGTTTGACGAAACTTCAAATGCTTTATATTATATAGAAGTATCTATTTTAAAGGATATTGCAACTGTTACCGTTGATACTTCGGGAGAGGCTTTACATAAAAGAGGATACAGAAAGAGAGCAGGAGATGCGCCACTAAAGGAAACTTTGGCGAGTGCTATGATTAGTCTATCTTTTTGGGAGCCGAATAGAGTTTTTTATGATCCGTTTTGTGGCAGTGGCACTCTTTGTATTGAGGCCTATATGATGGGCAGAAATATTGCTCCGGGAATTATGAGAAATTTTGCCTTTGAAAATTGGAATTTATTGGATAAAGATGCTTTGAAAAATGAAAAGAACAAGGCAAGAGCATTAATTGATTATGACAGAGATTTAAAAATTTTAGGTTCAGATATAGACAGACATTCAATTTTAATATCAAGAGACAATGCAGATATTTTAGGCGTAGATGATGAAATTTCATTTTTTATAAAAGATATGAGGGATGTTGACCTGTATAATGAATATGGCGTTGTTGTTACGAATCCTCCTTATGGCGAGCGTATGGGAGAAATAGTGGAAGTCGAACAACTTTATAGAGATTTTGGTAAAAAATTTAAGGAATTAGATACTTGGTCTGTGTATTTAATAACAAGTATAGAAAGTTTTGAAAAATTATATGGCAGAAAAGCGGATAGAAAGAGAAAATTATTTAATGGACGAATTAAAGTTGACTTCTATCAATTTTATGGACCTAAACCAAAATAG
- a CDS encoding ECF transporter S component, which translates to MKNISTKSITKIGILSAIVIILSLSPIGFIPLGPVRITTVHIPIILIALIEKPTVSFFVGLIFGLFSFFQHLSGISTLSFMFINPMVSILPRALIGIGTYYTFIFVKKYIKNIFNVVFASMVGTMINTFGVLSMAYIFCSNQIYEVLKINPAKFLFGVAISNGIPEIIVCSILVPMIYKSLQKILKF; encoded by the coding sequence ATGAAAAATATTTCAACAAAATCCATTACGAAAATTGGAATATTAAGTGCAATTGTAATTATTTTATCACTTTCTCCTATAGGATTTATTCCATTGGGACCGGTTAGAATAACTACGGTACATATACCGATAATTCTAATTGCATTAATAGAAAAACCTACAGTATCATTTTTTGTTGGGCTAATTTTTGGATTATTTTCATTTTTTCAACATTTATCCGGAATAAGCACATTATCATTTATGTTTATAAATCCTATGGTATCAATACTTCCAAGAGCATTAATAGGAATAGGGACATATTATACCTTTATCTTTGTAAAAAAATACATTAAAAACATATTCAATGTTGTATTTGCAAGTATGGTAGGAACAATGATAAATACATTCGGTGTACTTTCTATGGCATATATATTTTGTTCGAACCAAATATATGAAGTTTTAAAAATTAATCCTGCAAAATTTTTATTTGGAGTTGCCATTTCAAACGGAATACCCGAAATAATTGTATGTTCAATACTGGTTCCGATGATTTACAAAAGTTTACAAAAAATTTTAAAATTTTAA
- a CDS encoding Veg family protein has protein sequence MNTKEKLIMIKRVLENNIGRKVLITIRRSKEECVEIKGVIGDVFTSFFTVEIETEEHKIRTCSYSYFDVLTSQVSLKAS, from the coding sequence ATGAATACAAAAGAGAAATTAATTATGATTAAAAGAGTTTTGGAAAACAACATTGGAAGAAAAGTATTGATTACTATAAGACGAAGTAAAGAAGAATGTGTTGAGATTAAGGGAGTAATTGGAGATGTGTTTACATCATTTTTTACTGTTGAGATTGAAACAGAAGAACATAAAATAAGAACTTGTTCATATTCTTACTTTGATGTTTTGACATCACAAGTGAGTTTAAAGGCAAGTTAA
- a CDS encoding LPXTG cell wall anchor domain-containing protein, which translates to MEKFTNLIPLMNVDSSKNLFLIIGLLSLIAIIAVLFIKKKNK; encoded by the coding sequence ATGGAGAAATTTACTAATCTTATTCCGTTGATGAATGTTGACAGTAGTAAAAATTTATTTTTAATCATAGGACTTTTAAGTTTAATAGCGATTATAGCGGTGTTATTTATAAAGAAAAAAAATAAATAA
- a CDS encoding cyclic-di-AMP receptor, whose protein sequence is MKLILAIIQDHIAQDVLNELSENKIRATKLSSTGGFFRKGNTTILIGIEEEKLDRVKEMILNISKNKETVDDKTANTVMFVLNMDQFIRV, encoded by the coding sequence ATGAAACTTATTTTAGCAATAATACAAGACCATATAGCCCAAGATGTTTTAAATGAACTTTCCGAAAATAAAATTAGGGCTACAAAACTATCTTCAACTGGTGGTTTTTTCAGAAAAGGAAATACAACTATTTTGATAGGTATTGAAGAAGAAAAATTGGATAGAGTTAAAGAAATGATTTTAAATATTTCAAAAAATAAGGAAACTGTTGATGATAAAACTGCCAATACTGTAATGTTTGTTCTAAATATGGATCAATTTATAAGGGTGTAG